In Eubalaena glacialis isolate mEubGla1 chromosome 3, mEubGla1.1.hap2.+ XY, whole genome shotgun sequence, the following are encoded in one genomic region:
- the CTRC gene encoding chymotrypsin-C isoform X1: MLGVTVFTALLAYASSCGVPIFQPNLSARVVGGDNAIPHSWPWQISLQYLKNGTWRHTCGGTLITPNHVLTAAHCISNTLTYRVALGKNNLEVENEEGSLFVGVDTIFVHKKWNSFLIRNDIALIKLAETVELSDTIQLACLPEEGSLLPQDYPCYVTGWGRLWTNGPIADELQQGLQPVVDHATCSQKDWWGTMVKHTMVCAGGDGVISACNGDSGGPLNCQAQDGSWELRGIVSFGSGLSCNTLKKPTVFTRVSAYINWINQELRPPPRWRMVTSG; the protein is encoded by the exons ATGTTGGGCGTCACAGTCTTCACAGCGCTCCTGGCCTACG CCTCCAGCTGCGGGGTCCCCATCTTCCAGCCCAACCTATCAGCCCGGGTGGTGGGCGGAGACAACGCCATTCCCCACAGCTGGCCCTGGCAG ATCTCCCTCCAATACCTCAAGAATGGCACGTGGAGGCACACCTGCGGAGGCACCTTGATCACCCCCAATCACGTCCTTACAGCTGCCCACTGCATCAG CAATACCCTGACTTACCGCGTGGCCCTGGGGAAGAACAACCTGGAGGTGGAGAATGAGGAAGGCTCCCTGTTCGTGGGCGTGGACACCATCTTTGTCCACAAGAAGTGGAACTCCTTCCTAATTCG CAATGACATTGCCCTTATCAAACTGGCGGAGACCGTGGAACTGAGTGACACCATCCAGCTAGCCTGCCTGCCAGAGGAGGGTTCCTTGCTGCCTCAGGACTACCCCTGCTACGTCACTGGCTGGGGCCGTCTCTGGA CCAACGGCCCCATCGCTGATGAGCTGCAGCAGGGCCTGCAGCCCGTGGTGGATCACGCCACGTGCTCCCAGAAAGACTGGTGGGGCACCATGGTGAAGCACACCATGGTCTGCGCCGGGGGTGATGGCGTCATCTCAGCCTGCAAC GGGGACTCGGGCGGCCCGCTAAACTGCCAGGCCCAGGACGGCTCTTGGGAGTTGCGGGGCATTGTCAGCTTCGGCTCCGGGCTGAGCTGCAACACCCTCAAGAAGCCTACGGTCTTCACCCGTGTGTCCGCCTACATCAACTGGATCAACCAG gaactaaggcccccacccaggtggaggatggtaacttcaggctga
- the CTRC gene encoding chymotrypsin-C isoform X2: MLGVTVFTALLAYASSCGVPIFQPNLSARVVGGDNAIPHSWPWQISLQYLKNGTWRHTCGGTLITPNHVLTAAHCISNTLTYRVALGKNNLEVENEEGSLFVGVDTIFVHKKWNSFLIRNDIALIKLAETVELSDTIQLACLPEEGSLLPQDYPCYVTGWGRLWTNGPIADELQQGLQPVVDHATCSQKDWWGTMVKHTMVCAGGDGVISACNGDSGGPLNCQAQDGSWELRGIVSFGSGLSCNTLKKPTVFTRVSAYINWINQNLQL, translated from the exons ATGTTGGGCGTCACAGTCTTCACAGCGCTCCTGGCCTACG CCTCCAGCTGCGGGGTCCCCATCTTCCAGCCCAACCTATCAGCCCGGGTGGTGGGCGGAGACAACGCCATTCCCCACAGCTGGCCCTGGCAG ATCTCCCTCCAATACCTCAAGAATGGCACGTGGAGGCACACCTGCGGAGGCACCTTGATCACCCCCAATCACGTCCTTACAGCTGCCCACTGCATCAG CAATACCCTGACTTACCGCGTGGCCCTGGGGAAGAACAACCTGGAGGTGGAGAATGAGGAAGGCTCCCTGTTCGTGGGCGTGGACACCATCTTTGTCCACAAGAAGTGGAACTCCTTCCTAATTCG CAATGACATTGCCCTTATCAAACTGGCGGAGACCGTGGAACTGAGTGACACCATCCAGCTAGCCTGCCTGCCAGAGGAGGGTTCCTTGCTGCCTCAGGACTACCCCTGCTACGTCACTGGCTGGGGCCGTCTCTGGA CCAACGGCCCCATCGCTGATGAGCTGCAGCAGGGCCTGCAGCCCGTGGTGGATCACGCCACGTGCTCCCAGAAAGACTGGTGGGGCACCATGGTGAAGCACACCATGGTCTGCGCCGGGGGTGATGGCGTCATCTCAGCCTGCAAC GGGGACTCGGGCGGCCCGCTAAACTGCCAGGCCCAGGACGGCTCTTGGGAGTTGCGGGGCATTGTCAGCTTCGGCTCCGGGCTGAGCTGCAACACCCTCAAGAAGCCTACGGTCTTCACCCGTGTGTCCGCCTACATCAACTGGATCAACCAG AACTTACAGCTGTGA